A single window of Crassostrea angulata isolate pt1a10 chromosome 8, ASM2561291v2, whole genome shotgun sequence DNA harbors:
- the LOC128158158 gene encoding 6-phosphofructo-2-kinase/fructose-2,6-bisphosphatase 1-like yields the protein IATDKYRNHDFFRQDNTEAQAIRQKCALLAIDDACNFLQNGGEVAVVDATNTTRERRKLLFDIIQVKHKFKLFFIESICDDPTIVEANVLEVKVCSPDYIGMNKDEAVQDFMRRIEHYNDMYEPLDHTTDKDLSYIQIFNQGERFLVHKLAGHLQSRVVYYLMNIHVLPRTIYLTRHGESEMNLQGRIGGDSNLSPRGEEYAVALGEYVEKEKIANLKVWTSELKRTKATARHVDAPVENWKALNEIDAGICEGMTYEEIQEMHPKEFALRDQDKFHYRYPGGESYQDLVARLEPVIMELERQENVLVVCHQAVARCLLAYFQDKSSEDLAYLKVPLHTVIKLTPVAYGCRVEFVSLNIDAVNTHREKPKNVKPDRSINEALETVPEHI from the exons atcgccaCAGATAAATATCGAAACCATGATTTTTTCCGGCAAGATAATACCGAAGCCCAGGCAATAAGACA GAAGTGTGCGCTGTTGGCAATAGACGACGCCTGTAACTTTCTACAGAACGGGGGAGAAGTAGCG GTGGTCGATGCCACAAACACGACACGCGAGAGGCGGAAGCTACTGTTTGACATCATACAGGTCAAGCACAAGTTCAAGCTGTTCTTCATTGAGTCCATCTGTGATGACCCGACCATTGTGGAGGCCAATGTTTTG gAAGTGAAGGTCTGTAGTCCAGACTACATTGGGATGAATAAAGACGAGGCAGTGCAGGATTTTATGAGGAGAATCGAACACTACAATGACATGTATGAACCGCTGGACCATACCACAGACAAAGACCTGTCTTATATACAGATCTTCAACCAGGGCGAGAGATTTCTAGTACACAAACTTGCAG GTCATCTACAGAGTCGAGTTGTATACTACTTAATGAATATTCATGTATTACCTAGGACGATCTACTTGACAagg CATGGAGAATCTGAGATGAACTTGCAGGGAAGAATTGGAGGAGACAGCAACCTCTCACCCAGGGGAGAAGAA TATGCTGTAGCGTTGGGGGAATATGTGGAGAAGGAAAAGATTGCTAATCTGAAGGTGTGGACGAGTGAGCTAAAGCGTACCAAAGCCACGGCCAGACATGTGGATGCACCAGTGGAAAACTGGAAGGCCCTCAATGAAATTGATGCC gGTATCTGTGAAGGCATGACGTATGAGGAGATCCAGGAGATGCACCCCAAGGAGTTCGCCCTGCGTGACCAGGACAAGTTCCACTATCGGTACCCAGGAGGGGAG tcatATCAGGACCTAGTAGCGAGACTGGAACCTGTCATAATG gaGCTAGAGAGACAGGAGAATGTGTTGGTGGTCTGTCATCAGGCCGTGGCTCGATGTCTGTTGGCCTACTTCCAGGACAAATCCTCAG AAGACCTGGCCTATCTCAAGGTCCCACTTCACACTGTCATCAAGCTGACCCCAGTAGCTTATGGCTGTAGAGTGGAGTTTGTCAGCCTTAACATTGACGCTGTCAACACCCACAGGGAAAAACCAAAA aACGTGAAACCTGATAGAAGCATTAACGAAGCTCTGGAGACCGTACCAGAGCATATATGA